GCGGGGGCGTCTTCGGTGACCTTGACCGCCTTCCCGAACTTCCCCGCGACCCAGCTCACCTTGCCCGAGAACTTGCCGTCGTTCTTGTTGCCCGATTCGTCCTTCGCGATTTCTCCGGAACCTTCATCGAACGGGAGGTAGAGCACCAACCCGTTCGTGTCCAGCGCCGAAGCCAAGTGCGCCCCAGCGAAGAGGACGAACGCAAATACCGATATCGCGATACGTCTCATGCAGGTTCCCTTCCGATCCAGTCAGCGAGCGCTGGACCCCCACAGAGATTGCGGGCGCCGTCCGGCGCAACTATGCCTACAGTCTAGCAAGCGAGAGCAGGCACCGCAACGGGGGGAGGTCTCGGTGGCTCCGACGCGGCGCGGTTGACTTCCCACTGGCGCGATGACGGGCTATAACTTCGCGTGAGGGAGAGACCGACTCGGGTGGGACATCCAGGGAGGCATCCAGCAGATGATTGGAATCTCACGCCTTCTGAACGGCACGGTGACAACCGGAGATGCGCTGCGATACGGGCGATCCACCGCCCGGGGTCCCGCCCACCTCCTCCACTATTCCGACGACAAGAAGCCCGTCGTCGTGTGGAACTGCACGCAGCGATGCAATCTGCGCTGCATCCACTGCTACGCGAACTCGCGGAACCAGGAATACCCCGGCGAGCTGACGACCGACGAGGCGATGCGGTTCATGGACGACCTCGCCGCCTACAAGGTTCCCACCGTGCTCTTCTCCGGCGGCGAACCCCTGATGCGCCCCGACCTCTTCGAGATCGCCGAGCACGCTCGCGGGGTCGGGCTCCGAGCCGTCCTCTCGACGAACGGGACGCTCATCGACGACGAGACGGCGGACCGCATCCGCGACGCGGGGTTCACCTACGCCGGCATCAGCCTCGACGGCATCGGCGCCGTGCATGACCGCATCCGGGGGGTCAAGGGCGCGTTCGAGGACACGCTCGAAGGACTGCGACGGGTCCGCGACCGAGGCGTGCGGGTCGGGCTGCGCTTCACGGTTCACGCGAAGAACGTCCAGGAACTTCCGGCGATCTTCGAGCTGATGGCGCAGGAAAGCATCCCGCGTTGCTGCATCTACCACCTGGCGTATGCCGGGCGCGGCGAGAAGCTGAGCCGCTATGACCTGACGCCGGAGGAGACGCGGTCGGCACTCGACCTGATCTTCGAGCAGGCGCGGCTGTTCCACCAGCGCGGCATCGATCTCGACCTGCTGACCGTCGACAACCACACGGACAACGCCTACCTCTACATGCGGCTCCGGGAAGACGATCCCGACCGCGCGGAAGACGTCCTCAAGCTGCTCCAGTGGAACGGTGGGAACCAGTCCGGCATCGCCATAGCGGCGGTCGATCCGAGAGGCAACGTCCATCCCGACCAGTTCTCGTGGGAACACACGTTCGGCAACGTGCGCGAGCGCGCCTTCGGCGACATCTGGATGGATCGCACCCATCCCTATCTGGCGATCCTCAAGGATCGCAAGAGCCACCTGAAGGGCAGATGCGCCGTCTGCAAGTGGCAGGGGATCTGCAACGGGAACCTGCGGATCCGAGCGGAGAGCTACTTCGGCGATCCGCTCGCTCCCGACCCCGGCTGCTACCTGACCGACGAGGAGTGCGGCATCCAGCCGGGAACCCCCGAAGCCGCCGCCGCTGCCGAGTTCTTGGTTCCCATTCAGGTGAACTCTCCCCAGTCCCAGTCCGCCACACACACGGCGTAGCCGCCTGAGCGGGTCGAGAAGGAGCCGCGCGTGAACGGGAATCTCCACGAGAAGGCGGATGCGGATCGGCGGCACATGAACGCCCGGATGACCGAGATCGACTTCAACGAATCGCCCTTCACGGTCATCTGGGAGGTCACGCGCGCGTGCGCGTTCGCATGCGTCCACTGTCGCGCCGAAGCGCAGCATCGCCGCCATGCCGACGAGCTGACGACCGAGGAGGGGTTCAAGCTCCTCGAAGACATCAAGTCGTTCGGTAACCCGATCATGGTGTTCACGGGCGGCGACCCGATGATGCGCCGCGATCTGTTCGACCTGCTGGGCAAGAGCGTCCAGCTCGGGCTGCGCACGTCGCTGACCCCGACGGCAACCGCGCTCGTCACGCGCGAGCGCCTCGAACGCGTCCGCGACGTCGGCGTGCTGCGGATCGCGCTCAGCCTCGACGGACCCGACGCGCAGACACACGATTTCTTCCGGGGGTTCGCCGGCTCGTTCGCGCGGACGATGGAGATTCTCGAGACGGCGCAGGACCTCGGCATGAGCTTGCAGGTCAACACGACCGTCAGCCGGTACAACCGCGACAAGTTGGACGACATGACCCCCTTCCTCGAAAAGTACGGGATCGTCCAGTGGTCCGTGTTCTTCCTCGTCCCGACGGGCAGAGGTCAGACCGCCGACATGATCACCGCCGAGGAGCACGAGGAGGTCTTCAACTGGCTGTGGGAGCTCTCCAAGCACGCGCCGTTCGACATCAAGGCGACGGCCGCCCAGCACTTCCGGCGCGTCGCGATCCAGCGCGAGCGGCAAGCTCAGCGCGAATCGGGTGAACGCGGACCCGTGCGCTTCGCAGGAGCCGGATTCCGGTATGCGGACGGACTGCATCGCCCGATGCAGGGCGTCAACGACGGCAAGGGCCTGGTGTTCGTCTCGCATGTTGGCGACGTGTACCCCAGTGGGTTCCTGCCGATTTGTGACGGCAACGTGCGCGTGAAGTCGCTGGTAGACATCTACCGGAACGCGCCGCTCTTCCGCGAACTGCGCGATCCCGACTTGCTCAAGGGCAAGTGCGGGCGGTGCGAGTACCGCGTCGTGTGCGGCGGGAACCGAGGGCGCGCCTACGCGCTGACGGGGGACTACCTCGCGTCCGAACCCATGTGCAACCACGACCCGATGATGGAGGCAATGGCGTCCGTCTGAGGCGTGCCGTTCTCCGGCAGGTGCGCTACACTGCTCCGGGGGATTCCACATGGCACG
This portion of the Candidatus Poribacteria bacterium genome encodes:
- a CDS encoding radical SAM protein: MIGISRLLNGTVTTGDALRYGRSTARGPAHLLHYSDDKKPVVVWNCTQRCNLRCIHCYANSRNQEYPGELTTDEAMRFMDDLAAYKVPTVLFSGGEPLMRPDLFEIAEHARGVGLRAVLSTNGTLIDDETADRIRDAGFTYAGISLDGIGAVHDRIRGVKGAFEDTLEGLRRVRDRGVRVGLRFTVHAKNVQELPAIFELMAQESIPRCCIYHLAYAGRGEKLSRYDLTPEETRSALDLIFEQARLFHQRGIDLDLLTVDNHTDNAYLYMRLREDDPDRAEDVLKLLQWNGGNQSGIAIAAVDPRGNVHPDQFSWEHTFGNVRERAFGDIWMDRTHPYLAILKDRKSHLKGRCAVCKWQGICNGNLRIRAESYFGDPLAPDPGCYLTDEECGIQPGTPEAAAAAEFLVPIQVNSPQSQSATHTA
- a CDS encoding TIGR04053 family radical SAM/SPASM domain-containing protein, whose translation is MTEIDFNESPFTVIWEVTRACAFACVHCRAEAQHRRHADELTTEEGFKLLEDIKSFGNPIMVFTGGDPMMRRDLFDLLGKSVQLGLRTSLTPTATALVTRERLERVRDVGVLRIALSLDGPDAQTHDFFRGFAGSFARTMEILETAQDLGMSLQVNTTVSRYNRDKLDDMTPFLEKYGIVQWSVFFLVPTGRGQTADMITAEEHEEVFNWLWELSKHAPFDIKATAAQHFRRVAIQRERQAQRESGERGPVRFAGAGFRYADGLHRPMQGVNDGKGLVFVSHVGDVYPSGFLPICDGNVRVKSLVDIYRNAPLFRELRDPDLLKGKCGRCEYRVVCGGNRGRAYALTGDYLASEPMCNHDPMMEAMASV